A genomic window from Nocardioides rotundus includes:
- a CDS encoding HAD family hydrolase, whose protein sequence is MAPAPRPRRPPNLQQRSVLAGEAAAANAEVEQALRPDDDPGSAAFFDVDNTLMQGASIFHLARGMHRREFFSTRDLVGAAWKQAYFRVAGVEDPEHVADARNSALSFIAGHSVQELESLASEIFDEAMARRIWPGTRALAQLHLDQGQRVWLVTAAPIEIARVIAQRLGLTGAMGTVAEHEDDVYTGRLVGDLLHGPAKAEAVRALAEREGLELDRCSAYSDSSNDLPLLELVGDPCAINPDARLRAHARSSGWRVRDYRTGRKAARAGLVASAVSGAVAGSVAAGVALRGRRTG, encoded by the coding sequence ATGGCCCCAGCCCCGCGCCCCCGGCGTCCGCCCAACCTCCAGCAGCGGTCGGTGCTCGCGGGCGAGGCAGCGGCCGCCAACGCCGAGGTGGAGCAGGCACTGCGCCCCGACGACGACCCGGGCTCGGCCGCGTTCTTCGACGTCGACAACACCCTGATGCAGGGCGCCAGCATCTTCCACCTCGCGCGGGGGATGCACCGGCGGGAGTTCTTCAGCACCCGCGACCTGGTCGGCGCCGCGTGGAAGCAGGCCTACTTCCGGGTCGCGGGGGTCGAGGACCCCGAGCACGTCGCGGACGCGCGCAACTCCGCGCTCTCCTTCATCGCCGGGCACTCCGTGCAGGAGCTGGAGTCGCTGGCGTCGGAGATCTTCGACGAGGCGATGGCCCGACGGATCTGGCCCGGCACCCGGGCGCTGGCCCAGCTGCACCTCGACCAGGGGCAGCGGGTGTGGCTGGTGACCGCGGCGCCGATCGAGATCGCCCGGGTGATCGCGCAACGGTTGGGGCTGACCGGCGCGATGGGCACGGTCGCCGAGCACGAGGACGACGTCTACACCGGACGGCTGGTCGGCGACCTGCTCCACGGCCCGGCGAAGGCCGAGGCGGTGCGCGCCCTGGCCGAGCGGGAGGGCCTGGAGCTGGACCGCTGCTCGGCGTACTCCGACTCCTCCAACGACCTGCCCCTGCTCGAGCTGGTCGGCGACCCGTGCGCGATCAACCCCGACGCGCGGCTGCGCGCCCACGCCCGCTCCAGCGGGTGGCGGGTCCGCGACTACCGCACCGGGCGGAAGGCGGCCCGCGCCGGCCTGGTCGCCAGCGCCGTCTCGGGCGCGGTCGCCGGCTCGGTGGCCGCGGGCGTGGCGCTCCGCGGTCGCCGTACCGGCTGA
- a CDS encoding sigma-70 family RNA polymerase sigma factor: MVRRDVDPWAGLEALRAAVLAALAVPQPAGPTVSWLLSEAVTDPRPAAGGGGEYDDHDQAASSEDSAADRDRLIALVELAREGDKEAFGALYDHYHPSVYRFLYYRTRSVSLAEDLTADTFFRALRSMEGFRWQGKDFGAWLMTIARNLCTDHFKAGRTRLEWATDDMGRHDDVADDTPEDTVLEGLTHEVLLQALKELPDEQRDCIIMRFLQGLSIAETAAVLGRSDGAVKQLQLRGVRNLAKLMPEGIRE, from the coding sequence ATGGTCCGACGCGACGTCGACCCCTGGGCGGGTCTCGAGGCGCTGCGTGCTGCCGTCCTGGCGGCCCTCGCCGTCCCCCAGCCTGCCGGGCCGACCGTCTCATGGCTGCTCTCGGAGGCCGTCACGGACCCGCGGCCGGCCGCCGGCGGAGGCGGGGAGTACGACGACCACGACCAGGCGGCCTCCTCAGAGGACTCGGCCGCCGACCGGGACCGGCTGATCGCGCTGGTCGAGCTCGCCCGCGAGGGCGACAAGGAGGCGTTCGGCGCTCTCTACGACCACTACCACCCGTCGGTCTACCGGTTCCTCTACTACCGCACCCGCTCGGTCAGCCTGGCCGAGGACCTCACCGCCGACACCTTCTTCCGCGCGCTGCGGAGCATGGAGGGGTTCCGCTGGCAGGGCAAGGACTTCGGGGCCTGGCTGATGACCATCGCCCGGAACCTGTGCACCGACCACTTCAAGGCCGGCCGGACCCGGCTGGAGTGGGCGACCGACGACATGGGCCGGCACGACGACGTCGCCGACGACACCCCGGAGGACACCGTCCTGGAGGGGCTCACCCACGAGGTGCTCCTGCAGGCGCTCAAGGAGCTGCCCGACGAGCAGCGCGACTGCATCATCATGCGCTTCCTGCAGGGGCTGAGCATCGCCGAGACCGCGGCCGTGCTCGGCCGCTCCGACGGCGCGGTCAAGCAGCTGCAGCTGCGCGGGGTGCGCAACCTGGCCAAGCTGATGCCCGAGGGGATCCGGGAGTGA